From the genome of Hathewaya histolytica, one region includes:
- a CDS encoding phosphate propanoyltransferase: protein MENYEELLKLLVEAVKDKELIDACKKNTNEIPVGISNRHIHLSQEHLEILFGKGYELTKIKDLSQPGQYACNETLTICGPKGAIEKVRVLGPTRSKTQVEVLVGDCIKLGTVPHVKLSGDLSRTSGVTIVGPKGSVQIEEGLIVAQRHIHMTPVDAKSLGVHNGEIVSIKFEDLRGGIYNNVAIRANDASKLECHLDIEEANAMGINPKSKITIVK, encoded by the coding sequence ATGGAGAATTACGAAGAGTTATTAAAACTTCTAGTAGAAGCTGTTAAAGATAAAGAGTTAATTGACGCATGTAAGAAAAATACAAATGAGATTCCAGTAGGAATTTCTAATAGACATATACATCTTTCACAAGAGCATTTAGAAATTTTATTTGGTAAGGGTTATGAGCTTACAAAAATTAAAGATTTATCTCAACCAGGACAATATGCTTGTAATGAAACTTTAACAATTTGTGGACCTAAAGGTGCAATTGAAAAAGTTAGGGTTTTAGGACCTACAAGAAGTAAAACTCAGGTGGAGGTATTAGTTGGAGATTGTATTAAGCTTGGAACAGTGCCACATGTAAAATTGTCTGGAGATTTAAGCAGAACATCTGGTGTTACAATAGTTGGACCAAAAGGATCTGTACAAATTGAAGAAGGACTAATAGTTGCACAAAGACATATTCACATGACACCTGTAGATGCTAAAAGTTTAGGAGTGCACAATGGGGAAATAGTATCAATAAAATTTGAGGATTTAAGAGGCGGAATATACAATAATGTAGCTATTAGAGCTAATGACGCTTCAAAACTTGAATGCCATCTTGATATTGAAGAAGCTAATGCTATGGGTATTAACCCAAAATCAAAAATAACAATAGTAAAATAA
- a CDS encoding BMC domain-containing protein — translation MQALGLIETKGLLASIEAADAMVKSADVSIIEKTYVGGGLVTILVTGDVGAVKASIEAGVAAVKMLDDEFLVSEHIIPRPHDELKGIIGPKNPPEGSSSNKNAVCEDNVENIGSLEAVETIENTEDIETEENLRDIQKAETVEEVKNKIEENQDSIDEDLDKLDKLDLENLHKEDVDNLVSKNGIEKTILVLSELKVAKLRNLAREYEDFVIKGRTISKADKNLLITKFKLYYDKN, via the coding sequence ATGCAAGCGCTTGGTTTAATAGAAACAAAAGGATTACTTGCATCTATTGAGGCAGCTGATGCTATGGTAAAATCTGCAGATGTAAGTATTATTGAAAAAACTTATGTAGGAGGCGGCCTTGTTACAATTTTAGTTACAGGTGATGTAGGTGCAGTAAAAGCCTCTATAGAAGCTGGAGTAGCAGCAGTTAAAATGCTAGATGATGAATTTTTAGTTTCAGAACATATAATTCCGCGTCCTCATGATGAGCTTAAAGGAATAATAGGACCTAAAAATCCGCCAGAAGGTTCATCATCTAATAAAAATGCAGTGTGTGAAGATAATGTAGAAAATATAGGGAGTCTAGAAGCTGTAGAAACTATAGAAAATACAGAAGATATAGAGACTGAAGAAAACCTAAGAGATATACAAAAGGCTGAAACTGTAGAAGAAGTTAAGAATAAGATTGAAGAAAATCAAGATTCAATAGATGAAGACTTAGATAAATTAGATAAGTTAGATTTAGAAAACTTGCACAAAGAAGATGTAGATAATTTAGTAAGCAAAAATGGTATAGAAAAAACCATTTTAGTATTATCTGAGTTAAAGGTTGCTAAGCTTAGAAATTTAGCTCGTGAGTATGAAGATTTTGTAATTAAAGGTAGAACAATTTCAAAGGCAGATAAAAATTTATTAATTACAAAATTTAAATTATATTACGATAAAAATTAG
- the eutM gene encoding ethanolamine utilization microcompartment protein EutM yields the protein MKYDALGMIETKGLVAAIEASDAMVKAANVYLIGKEQVGGGLVTVMVRGDVGAVKAATDAGAAAAQRVGELISVHVIPRPHSEVEVILPAAKETEK from the coding sequence ATGAAATATGATGCATTAGGAATGATAGAAACTAAAGGATTAGTAGCAGCAATAGAGGCATCAGATGCTATGGTTAAGGCAGCAAATGTATATTTAATAGGTAAAGAGCAAGTTGGAGGCGGTCTTGTAACTGTTATGGTTAGAGGAGATGTTGGAGCTGTTAAAGCTGCTACAGATGCTGGTGCTGCAGCTGCACAACGTGTTGGAGAATTAATATCAGTTCACGTTATACCACGTCCACACTCTGAGGTTGAAGTAATTCTTCCAGCAGCTAAAGAAACTGAAAAATAA
- a CDS encoding acetaldehyde dehydrogenase (acetylating), with the protein MENFDKDLCSIQQARDLARLGKVAADKIADYTEEQIDKILRNMVKVAEENAVCLAQMAVEETGFGKVEDKTYKNHLASTILYNSVKDMKTIGVINEDKENKLIELAEPVGLVMGIVPSTNPTSTAIFKAMISIKSRNAIVFSPHPSAAKCTIKAVELMRDAAIEAGAPENIISTITMPTIAATNELMKSKEVSIIIATGGPGMVKAAYSSGKPALGVGAGNSPAYIERTANVEQAVRNIIASKTFDYGTICASEQSIICEECNYDIVVEEFKKQGGYFMTEEETDKVCKLLFKNGHAMNAKFVGRSPQVIAHAAGFTVPSDVKVLIGKQNGVGEGNPLSFEKLTTVLGFYTVKDCHEACELSIELLQNGIGHTMSIHTEDHDMVMKFARKPASRILVNTGGAQGGTGASTGLNPSFTLGCGTWGGSSVSENVTPKHLINIKRVAYGIKDCAALASNDPTFNRIKTAENCHAVQNQFMNMSPAQIAAAADVLNKSKNSTEKDNTCTGCSTEGINNEELLNLVNQIVASMKGAN; encoded by the coding sequence ATGGAAAACTTTGATAAGGATTTATGTTCAATACAACAAGCAAGAGATCTTGCTAGACTTGGAAAAGTAGCTGCCGATAAAATCGCTGACTACACTGAAGAACAAATTGACAAAATTTTACGTAATATGGTTAAGGTTGCAGAAGAGAATGCTGTTTGTTTAGCACAAATGGCAGTTGAAGAAACAGGATTTGGTAAGGTTGAAGATAAAACTTACAAAAATCATTTAGCATCTACTATATTATATAATTCAGTTAAGGACATGAAAACTATAGGGGTAATTAATGAAGATAAGGAAAATAAACTTATAGAACTTGCTGAACCAGTTGGTTTAGTTATGGGTATAGTACCTTCAACAAATCCAACATCTACTGCAATTTTTAAAGCTATGATATCAATTAAATCTCGTAATGCTATAGTTTTCTCACCACATCCATCTGCTGCAAAATGTACAATTAAAGCAGTTGAATTAATGAGGGATGCAGCTATTGAGGCTGGTGCACCAGAGAATATCATAAGCACTATAACTATGCCAACAATTGCAGCTACAAATGAGTTAATGAAAAGCAAAGAAGTTTCTATAATAATAGCTACAGGTGGTCCAGGAATGGTTAAAGCAGCTTACAGCTCAGGAAAACCAGCTCTTGGTGTTGGTGCAGGAAACTCACCAGCATATATTGAAAGAACTGCTAATGTAGAGCAAGCTGTTAGAAATATTATTGCAAGTAAAACTTTTGATTACGGTACAATTTGCGCATCAGAACAATCAATAATCTGTGAAGAATGCAATTACGATATAGTTGTAGAGGAATTCAAAAAGCAAGGTGGATATTTCATGACAGAAGAAGAAACTGATAAAGTTTGTAAGCTGTTATTTAAAAATGGACATGCTATGAATGCTAAATTTGTTGGAAGAAGTCCTCAAGTTATTGCACATGCCGCAGGGTTTACAGTTCCATCAGATGTTAAAGTTCTTATAGGAAAGCAAAATGGAGTAGGAGAAGGCAATCCACTATCTTTCGAAAAACTTACAACAGTTCTTGGATTCTATACAGTAAAAGATTGTCATGAAGCATGTGAATTAAGTATTGAATTACTTCAAAATGGAATTGGCCACACAATGAGCATACATACTGAAGATCATGATATGGTTATGAAGTTTGCTAGAAAGCCAGCTTCTCGTATTCTTGTTAATACTGGGGGAGCACAAGGTGGAACAGGTGCAAGCACAGGTCTTAACCCTTCATTTACTTTAGGTTGTGGTACATGGGGCGGAAGTTCAGTATCTGAAAATGTTACTCCTAAGCACCTTATAAACATTAAAAGAGTTGCTTATGGTATAAAAGATTGTGCAGCATTAGCATCTAATGATCCAACTTTTAACCGCATAAAAACTGCTGAAAATTGCCATGCAGTTCAAAATCAATTTATGAATATGAGTCCAGCTCAAATTGCTGCAGCTGCAGATGTTTTAAATAAATCTAAGAATTCTACAGAAAAGGATAATACTTGTACTGGATGTAGTACTGAAGGTATAAATAATGAAGAACTTTTAAACCTAGTTAACCAAATAGTTGCCTCTATGAAGGGAGCTAACTAA